The Cydia strobilella chromosome 26, ilCydStro3.1, whole genome shotgun sequence sequence AAATCTGCTATCCGGAATCATGTGCCCCACGTAGGTCATGACCCTCAGCACTGATgagaacgaagcaaggaggaggaggtaAAAGCCTTAGCGAGttagggtgcctagccaagatgcaaATCGTTTACGCCGTAACGAACGATACGCTAATGTCTCCCTGTCGCACCAATATGGTAGAGTGATAATAatttgccatgaataaacgctTTCTATTCTATTGAATCAAATCGATAGAGAttagagagagattaccgttTCCATCGCTAcggcgttaacgattggcatcttggctaggaccTCTGGTTGGGAAAAACGATATATAATCCCAGTTTTTgcttagaattttatttttaagggtctccggcaagctcggttctccattcaaacgttccgttctcattttaaaacgactagctagtttgctctcaaactttgtacttacaataggataacgtatatctatgtctgtaatagtttatatagcttcagataccataattaaaaaaatacagcgaatttaagtttttcacacaaaacttgtttttgctctatttcgtttgttttatggcaccGTGCGAAGTACATGGTAGGGGTAAGGAaaacgatcgcagcgcataaggtggtaaaaattgacaactacggattagcgtctttaacattttcATAATAGTTATATGGGTCaaaatggaactttaatttacgattactcctaagatattcatttaaattgtatggtgtaaggaaccattgtaatctgtatgaaatgcttaatataactaatgtatttaatttgataattctTAACACTGTATctgtgtaaatagctttgcaaataccacatattatgaaATCTTTAAAGcagataagaatgggtatagtaagttatccttaaaagatagacatacaccatcgcggacttttttgtagagcaatGAAAGAGAAATCTTTTCACctttgttatatctcaaacgggttgggcagcgttttcgattaaagctcttagccagcgtgatttttttctgacttcattaccaaatatcgtcatatttcaaccaatttacacaaaaccttaacaaattatacgccttaagcttcctcaagaatcactctattcataggtgaaaaccgcataaaaatccgttcagtagttttcactgaaattattacgatttacttactcTCGCTTAATAGTTTTGACAAAATACAAGCCTATAGTTGCAATCGCTGTGGCGCTTacatcgtgcacggtcccaatataaactagtttcattacaatccaacacgtagttttaaaatgcgagctgaactacgtttgtatgggttTTTCTTAACATGGCTTTTTCTAACAAACTGGCggaattacaacaaaatatatttgattcatgcgaatagtcatagtcatttattcatagaacaatatacattgcgtttgaattttatatttagtatatACCAATGTGACAACAGACACGTTGGTTTTACCGGACATTTTATTAGTTGAGCCGTGTGGTCTGAAATTCAACGTGACATAGACTCAGTAAAAATTACGTATGCGACGAAGCAGCAGTTCGAAGAGTTACGATCTGATATCCAGACCTTAAAAAATCCGACATTGCCAATGTCCAGCTTCGGCAACGTAAACACAAGACGTGGAGCTTGGATAAACGACAGTGGCCCATTGGGGATATCTTTTTGCAATACGGACTCGTATGAAGATGTCAACATATCGCCGAAGCCCAGGGTATCGCCAAACCAGCACTTAAATACGTCCCAAGAGTCGTTACAAAGGACTTCACTTAAACCTAACAATGGCGGTGACACGATGACATCAAAAAACCCTCTTACGCCGATTTTAAGTAAACACAATCATTAAGTCAAGATAATCTCAATAAATCGCAGAGTTCGCCGcataataaatgcaaaaataagaAGCAAGCGGTAGATGCATCAGCTGTGGCTGTGACGTTAGCGCCGGCCGAGAGCCCGACTGACTTACCTATCGCTGAGCCGGACGATCAGCTGATGAGCGCGCAAGTACCTATCCGCGCCGATATTAACTGTAGCGgagataaacaaatattatctgAGCGTTAATGTTTTGCAGATATTGCTAAAAAGGAGGGCGAATGGAAAAGAGTAGGAAGGCCGAAACCAAAACCCAGCGGTCGGTTTCTAGGCAGAAAAGGTTGTGCCAATGTTAGTGATGGAAAGTTTCGAGCGGCTGACCCGAAGGTTCTTATGTTTATAACCAAAGTACATAAGGAAACGACAGTGAAAAATATAGAGGAGTATGTATACGATAAGACCGGAGAGAATACCAAGCTCCAAAAGCTTTCGATATATAAGGAAAAAGAACACTGCgcttatatatatagatttatttttaaacgaattACTATGGCCCCATGGCGTAATATTTCGGAAATTTGTACACTTTAAATACAGAGACACGAAAGGGCCTAGCCCAAGCggcattatttaataatagataAGTAAatggataaaaatatttataaattaattagctTCAATTGTAAGAGTGTAAAACGCTCAATTGAAAGTGTACGGCGACTAAGTTTGTCATGTGCTCATGTGACATCATGGGTCTACAAGAAACCTGGGATGGGATATCCAGTTCCTGAGTAGCATTAACGATTCCTTTGTATACACGGCGACGTCGGCAATGGATGCAGCGGCCGGCATGATCCAGGGTCGACCATTTGGGGGCGTCGCGTTACTTTGGAATAAAGCCGTGTTTCAAAATGTAACCGTGGTGCAGTGTGGTAATCCGCGAGTGTGTGGTGTTAAGATAactataggccaaaggtaattCTTGGTGTTAAACGTTTATATACATcacaattacaatattataaaaaaacaattaaaaagtaaagtattgtttgattgatttatttagtttagtttatttattaaccatAACGTAATAAGATCATAACATGGTAagtcaacatttcatacaatattatacttatagtctactttattggtaaattcATTGTTTTACAGGTCAAGATTACATtacaatcatatttatgtacataatgAGATTACAATACTGATAATAGTGATAATATttacatactagcttttgcccgcgacttcgtctgcgcggacttagtaacagcagctaaagtaagtatagcgcctggaaaaattctcatagcaattattcaattataaataaaaaaatattttgcacacaaattagcaggcacttcattaattatctcaattccgcTGCGCTTTTCACTTTCTagagggatgattttcgggattaaaactatcctatgtccttctccgggactcctGAGCTTAGCAAGTCGCTTTACGGGGGCAATCAACATTGGCTGCCTGCGGTTGTTCCGCGGCTACCTACCCCGCTTGCTAACATTGATTCGGCTATCAATTTTAGCATGAGGGTAGCAAACTAAagaatacaaaatttaattagaTAATGATAACCCCTTACATGATTTAGCAATATGCAGGGTTGATATGATTTAAATCACTTGATTTAAATCAGTGATTTAAATCGTGATTTTAATCAagggatttttttcaaaaaaatcattgatttaaatcattaaatttttactACAACCAAATCGGCCCAAAATTGTTTAGTGAATTCCCCGGACCACTACGGCACGCACACATGTGCAACCGAGTCATAGCGTAACAGTTACGGGGAAACCCCGAAACTATAATAGGAGACGCATGGTACCGAAACAGTTCCAGGATTCCCCGAAACTAAAACACGAGACGCATTTCGCTTTTCGCCCCGTCATTCGTAATTGACTAGTGAAAGAGTGAATACAACAAAAAGATGTCTGGAAGAAAAAAAGATGCTGTCGGTTTATTTCGATGAAAAAAAGTCCGCTTCCggcaatatatttattatataactgAACTggctatttaattaataaaaaaagacaagaaaatgaaaaaatccaaaaaatctgattttaatcaaataaatcccatttaaatcaaattaatcggattattattatttttataaaaatcatgatttttatCAACCCTGGCAATATGGCTCTAGCTACACTGGTCACAATAGTAGGGCTTTGATTTTTACCAAAAGTGAGTGTGATTCCTTAAATGTTCTTGCAAATCACTTTCCCCAGCACTAGCGTAAATACAAACCCTTACATTTGTAAGGTTTTATCAGCCGTGTGTGTCATTACATGTGCTTAATTTCAAATAACTTACATGGCTGTtagcataactacactgatCACATTTCTGTGGCTAACCAGTGTGTTTCTTAATATGAATTTGTAAATAACGTTTGCTGATACAAGCATAACTGCATTGGTCACATGTGTAAggcttttcaccagtgtgtttCATAACATGAGCttcaaaataacatttttggctgctagcataactacactgatTACACTGGTAAGGTTGAAAAACCTTACCAGTATCGTCAGTGTAGTTACCATGATTCCTTTTTGAATGTGCTTTCAAATCACTTTTCCGGGCAGTTGCGTAAGAACACACCCCACATTTGTAAGGTTTTTCACCAGTGTGCGTTCTTACATGATGTTTCAAATGACTTTTATAATGGCTAGCATAACTACATTGGTCGCATTTGTGGGGCTTTTCATCAGTGTGTCTCTTTACGTGAGcttgtaaattaatttcttgGCTGCTAGCAAAATTACATTGGTCACATTTGTAGGGCTTTCCATCAGTGTGACTCTTTACGTGAGcttgtaaattaatttcttgGCTGCTAGCAAAATTACATTGGTCACATTTGTAGGGCTTTTCATCAGTGTGACTCTTTACGTGAGCTTGTAAATGAATTTCTTGGCTGCTAGCAAAATTATATTGGTCACATTTGTAGggcttttcaccagtgtgtgTTTTTAAATGAGTTATCAAACTACTTTTCTGGTTGCCAGCATAACTACATTGATCACATTTGTAGGGCTTTTCACCCGTGTGTGTCCTTAAATGAGCTTTCCAATTACTCATTTCGCTGCTAGCATAAGTACACCGATCACATTTGTAGggcttttcaccagtgtgtcTCTTTAAATGAGCTTGCAAATTTTGTTCTCTGTTGCTAGCAAAATTACATTGGTCACATTTGAAGggcttttcaccagtgtgtgTTCTTACATGAGcttcgaaattactttttttgctgctagcataactacactgatCGCATTTGTAGGGCATTTCGCCAGTGTGTTTCAATACATGAGCttcaaaataacatttttggCTGCTAGTATAACTACACTGACCACACTGGTAAGGTTGAAAAACCTTACCAGTGTCGTCAGTGTAGTTACCATGATTCCTTGTTGAATGTGCTTTCAAATCACTTTTCCGGGCAGTTGCGTAAGAACACACCCCACATTTGTAAGGTTTTTCACCAGTGTGCGTTCTTACATGATGTTTCAAATGACTTTTATAATGGCTAGCGTAACTACATTGGTCACATTTGTGGGGCTTTTCATCAGTGTGTCTCTTTAGGTGAGcttgtaaattaatttcttgGCTGCTAGCAAAATTACATTGGTCACATTTGTAGGGCTTTTCATCAGTGTGTCTCTTTACGTGAGcttgtaaattaatttcttgGCTGCTAGCAAAATTACATTGGTCATATTTGTAGGGCTTTTCATCAGTGTGACTCTTTACGTGAGCTTGTAAATGAATTTCTTGGCTGCTAGCAAAATTATATTGGTCACATTTGTAGggcttttcaccagtgtgtgTTTTTAAATGAGTTATCAAACTACTTTTCTGGTTGCCAGCATAACTACATTGATCACATTTGTAGGGCTTTTCACCCGTGTGTGTCCTTAAATGAGCTTTCCAATTACTCATTTCGCTGCTAGCATAAGTACACCGATCACATTTGTAGggcttttcaccagtgtgtcTCTTTAAATGAGCTTGCAAATTTTGTTCTCTGTTGCTAGCAAAATTACATTGGTCACATTTGAAGggcttttcaccagtgtgtgTTCTTACATGAGcttcgaaattactttttttgctgctagcataactacactgatCGCATTTGTAGGGCATTTCACCAGTGTGTTTCAATACATGAGCttcaaaataacatttttggctgctagcataactacactgaCCACACTGGTAAGGTTTTTCAACCTTAGTGTCGTCAGTGTAGCTACCATGATTCCTTGTTGAATGTGCTTTCAAAGCACTTTTCCGGGCACTTGCGTAAGAACACACCCCACATTTGTAAGGTTTTTCACCAGTGTGCGTCCTTAGATGATATTTCAAATGACTTATATTCTGGCTAGCATAACTACATTGGTCACATTTGTGGGACTTTTCACCAGTGTGTGTCCTTAAATGAGCTtcgaaaatacattttttgctgctagcataactacactgatCACATTTGTAGGGCTTTTCACTAGTGTGTCTCTTCTTTACGTGAGTTTGTAAATGAATTTTTCGGCTGCCAGCATAACTACATTGATCACATTTGTAGGGTTTTTCACCAGTGTGTCTCCTTAAATGAGCTTTTAAATTAGTCATTACGctgctagcataactacactgatCACATTTGTAGggcttttcaccagtgtgtcTCTTTACATGAGCTTTCAAATTTTGTTCTCTGTTGCAAGCAAAATCACATTGGTCACATTTGAAGggcttttcaccagtgtgtgTCCTTACATGAGCTTCGAGATTACGTTTTTTGctgctagcataactacactgatCACACTTGTAGGGCTTATCACCAGTGTGTATCAGTGTGTCTAGGTATCCTCTTGGCTTCTTCTGTGGAGGTTGTCCTGCAACAAGAACGGTTTTTTTCTGATTTACTCATTAAAACATTCTGTTTTATATACTTCCTTTTCTTTGGCATTAGAGAAAGGgtaaataagtcacagcaaatatgtaactattataattaactagcataaatatatgatcatgtatttacattattgtaGTTTCGCAAGTAATAATGACTATATTGaaaaaaccggcgaagtgcgagtcggactcgcgcacgaagggttccgtaccattacgaaaaaaaaacagcaaaaaaaatcacgtttgttgtatgggagccctatttaaatatttatattattctgtttttaatatttgttgttatagcggcaacagaaatacatctgtgaaaatttcaacacaggcagacagacaaacggacggcgaagtcttagtaatagggttccgtttttaccctttgggtacggaaccccaaaaacaaGGTTCAATGGCCATCCCCAGGCAATAATTGACTGAATACTGAACACCATGTAGATACAGACAGAGAAGGTACAGCCTAAACCTAAAgtagtatttttagggttccgtagccaaatggcaaaaaacggcactcttatggattcgtcatgtctgtccgtccgtatatcacagccacttttttccgaactatactgttgaaacttggtaagtagatgtattctgtgaaccgcattaagattttcacacaaaaatagaaaaaaataacaataaattttgggggttccccatacttagaactgaaacccataCGTGAGGGGTGTcaataggtcttcaaaaataatattgaggtttctaatttcatttttttctgaactgaatagtttgcgagagagacacttccaaagtgctaaaatgtgtcccccccccccctgtaacttctacaataagagaatgataaaactaaaaataatatatgatgtacattaccatgcaaacttccaccgaaaattggtttgaacgagatctagtaagtagttttttttaatacgtcataaatcgtaaaccgcaatttacctttcactcacatttcacataaaaaatacattgtttaaattgtgtaatgtacggattCGCACGCGCACCAGGAGCCAATGCCGCCGCCACTACGCCAGCCGCATCAGCGCACAGGACTAGGACGAGGAAGAGGACGGCTCGGCGTCCATAACACGTCACTAAGACCCACCACAGAATTATAAGggtacaattattttttatatacataggtattgttttaaaatgtagaccttaaataattaacaaattattattatcatttttacatttcaaaTTAACTGATTGATGAATATACGATTTCCAACAAAAAATACTCTaaagttaaattataaaatcataaTTGTAAAATCTTAGTGTCGAATAGTGTCCTCatttcgacgaccggtctggcctagtgggtagtgaccctgcctgtgaagccgatggtcctgggttcgaatccaggtaagggcatttatttgtgtgatgaacaacagatatttgttcctgagtcatggatgttttctatgtatttaagtatttgtataagtattatatatatcgttgtctgagtacacccacaacacaagccttcttgagcttaccgtgggacttagccaatttgtgtaagaatgtccctgtaatatttatttatttaccgatTTGGCAATTTCCGCCAACCGCGCGACCTTACGCGCGCGTCAGCGTTAATTTAACGAGGTCGCGAGCGCGAGCCATCGTCGCGAtcttacattataataattcgGTGAATGAAATTTGATACCACCGTTTACTTTGATGTATCAATTGTTCATAGTAATGATTATACTTCAGCTACATATTGGATTGATCACCTGATATTTAGTGAAAGTCAAAGTTATTACTTTGTTTATTATACACTTTGAAaactatttttacagtacatatggtgctactttctcgcactagtgcgtaaaagagcacttttcgtgcatatgtcgaaagtttaaatagccatatgtactgtaaaacgttgtacgatacacgtgcaaataggtaattcgcaactcgtgtcgatttaaaacactccctgcggtcgtgttttaatttatcgccactcgtttcgaatttcctcttttccgcacttgtatcgtaaataactatttttaaactGTTGTTATAACAGTACAGTACGTGGTACCAAGTTAGGAATAGTTAGGGAGTTATAGGCACATTCGGATAATGTGACCTTATTGATAGAGCACTAGTCCTTCATTCGATCATTATGCGCACTACCGTGTCCTTAGTGAGAATAGTAGGAGACTTTAGGTCTTAATGTATTTGTATCTAGGTACAGGCAGAGCCAAGGAGCCAGGGCTGATATGCC is a genomic window containing:
- the LOC134753143 gene encoding zinc finger protein 271-like, yielding MESSALQGAESVCVKAEPCEEVFVKTEPLLDDVCVKDEPRCEDVTIKVEPSCSDVCVKDEWPGVNAAAGLYTDDAVKYELVLGPELVEQRGVCHASTATNLAVEVKHEIVPGRPFVRDYCVEPEHLVVDTLLTGTWSTHQDGPRQAYQASVAECSEASNLAVEVKHEIVPGRPFVRDYCVEPEHLVVDTLLTGTWSTHQDGPRQAYQASLAECSEGQPPQKKPRGYLDTLIHTGDKPYKCDQCSYASSKKRNLEAHVRTHTGEKPFKCDQCDFACNREQNLKAHVKRHTGEKPYKCDQCSYASSVMTNLKAHLRRHTGEKPYKCDQCSYAGSRKIHLQTHVKKRHTSEKPYKCDQCSYASSKKCIFEAHLRTHTGEKSHKCDQCSYASQNISHLKYHLRTHTGEKPYKCGVCSYASARKSALKAHSTRNHGSYTDDTKVEKPYQCGQCSYASSQKCYFEAHVLKHTGEMPYKCDQCSYASSKKSNFEAHVRTHTGEKPFKCDQCNFASNREQNLQAHLKRHTGEKPYKCDRCTYASSEMSNWKAHLRTHTGEKPYKCDQCSYAGNQKSSLITHLKTHTGEKPYKCDQYNFASSQEIHLQAHVKSHTDEKPYKYDQCNFASSQEINLQAHVKRHTDEKPYKCDQCNFASSQEINLQAHLKRHTDEKPHKCDQCSYASHYKSHLKHHVRTHTGEKPYKCGVCSYATARKSDLKAHSTRNHGNYTDDTGKVFQPYQCGQCSYTSSQKCYFEAHVLKHTGEMPYKCDQCSYASSKKSNFEAHVRTHTGEKPFKCDQCNFASNREQNLQAHLKRHTGEKPYKCDRCTYASSEMSNWKAHLRTHTGEKPYKCDQCSYAGNQKSSLITHLKTHTGEKPYKCDQYNFASSQEIHLQAHVKSHTDEKPYKCDQCNFASSQEINLQAHVKSHTDGKPYKCDQCNFASSQEINLQAHVKRHTDEKPHKCDQCSYASHYKSHLKHHVRTHTGEKPYKCGVCSYATARKSDLKAHSKRNHGNYTDDTGKVFQPYQCNQCSYASSQKCYFEAHVMKHTGEKPYTCDQCSYACISKRYLQIHIKKHTG